One Castanea sativa cultivar Marrone di Chiusa Pesio chromosome 4, ASM4071231v1 DNA window includes the following coding sequences:
- the LOC142630574 gene encoding GDSL esterase/lipase At3g48460: MVSHFTSHHSHQFIFITLTTIFILTSSTSSAATETHPSRPFKKIYAFGDSFTDTGNTKTATGPTGFGHVSNPPYGTTFFHHPTNRYSDGRLVIDFVAETLSLPYLPPYRKIRAKVSSSTFGVNFAVAGATAINHAFFVKNNLSLDVTPESIQTQLLWFNKYLESQGCKNASASDCKEVFDDALFWVGEIGVNDYAYAVGSSIPDDTIRKLGIASFTGVLQSLLEKGAKYVVVQGLPLSGCLPLAMSLAAEDDRDNIGCVKSVNNQSYVHNAVLQAKLQELRKQFPNAVITYADYWNAYRTVMKSPSQYGFKELFSCCCGKGEPYNFDVFTTCGMANVSACANPSKYINWDGVHLTEAMYKVVSNMFLNGTFSHPPFSYLLGRKIKQCG, from the exons ATGGTTTCCCATTTCACATCTCACCACTCTCATCAATTCATCTTCATCACCCTCACTACCATTTTCATCCTCACTTCTTCAACATCTTCTGCTGCAACAGAAACACACCCATCACGTCCATTCAAGAAGATCTATGCCTTTGGTGACTCATTCACTGACACAGGCAACACAAAGACAGCCACAGGCCCTACTGGTTTTGGTCATGTATCAAACCCTCCATATGGAACCACTTTCTTTCACCACCCCACAAATAGGTACTCAGATGGAAGGCTTGTGATTGATTTTGTAGCTGAAACACTGTCTTTACCTTACTTGCCACCTTACCGTAAAATCAGAGCCAAagtttcttcttctacttttggtGTTAACTTTGCTGTGGCTGGTGCCACAGCTATAAACCATGCATTCTTTGTTAAGAACAACCTTTCACTTGATGTCACACCTGAATCTATCCAAACTCAGTTGCTTTGGTTCAACAAGTACTTGGAAAGTCAGGGGTGTAAAAACGCATCTGCATCAGATTGCAAAGAAGTCTTTGATGATGCACTCTTTTGGGTTGGTGAAATTGGAGTCAATGACTATGCATACGCTGTTGGATCCTCCATACCAGATGATACCATCAGAAAGCTTGGTATCGCAAGCTTTACTGGGGTTTTACAG TCATTGCTAGAGAAGGGTGCAAAATATGTTGTTGTCCAAGGCCTACCCTTAAGTGGGTGCTTACCGTTGGCCATGTCACTAGCTGCTGAAGATGATAGAGATAACATAGGTTGTGTTAAGAGTGTGAACAACCAGAGCTACGTCCACAATGCTGTTCTCCAAGCAAAATTGCAAGAACTCAGGAAGCAATTTCCCAATGCTGTCATTACCTACGCTGATTACTGGAATGCCTACCGCACTGTCATGAAGAGTCCAAGCCAATATGGGTTCAAGGAATTGTTCAGTTGTTGCTGTGGAAAAGGTGAACCATACAACTTTGATGTGTTCACTACTTGTGGAATGGCTAATGTTAGTGCCTGTGCAAACCCTTCAAAGTACATCAATTGGGATGGGGTGCACCTCACTGAAGCTATGTATAAGGTGGTTTCAAACATGTTCCTCAACGGGACATTTAGTCACCCTCCATTTAGTTACTTGTTGGgtagaaaaatcaaacaatgcGGGTGA